The proteins below come from a single Rickettsiales bacterium genomic window:
- a CDS encoding adenosine kinase, protein MTHTIYDICGIGNAIVDILAHADEEFIREQNLLKGAMTMIDEERAEELYGLMEGTAKECSGGSAANTMAGIASLGGMPAFIGKVKQDGPGESFRYDMRTIGVHFDTPAQADGKATARCYIFVTPDAQRTMNTYIGACAELTEDDINDALVAHSKITYIEGYLWDTPNAKAAIRKALKVAHDYDRTVAFTLSDIFCVDRHRQDFIELIGSHINILFANENELKSLYQTDNFDRAAEMVRGKCDIAVLTRSEKGSLIVTKDNTIHIEAGKDLDVVDSTGAGDLYASGFLHGFAQGMDLKACGEIATLCASEIIQQIGARPQRPLNQLIQHKNKVKA, encoded by the coding sequence ATGACCCATACTATTTACGATATTTGCGGCATCGGCAATGCTATTGTGGACATTCTTGCTCATGCGGATGAAGAGTTCATCCGCGAGCAGAACCTGCTCAAGGGCGCCATGACCATGATCGACGAAGAACGCGCCGAAGAGCTTTACGGCCTGATGGAAGGCACCGCCAAGGAATGTTCCGGCGGTTCCGCTGCCAATACGATGGCGGGCATTGCCTCGCTCGGTGGCATGCCGGCCTTCATCGGCAAGGTCAAGCAGGATGGTCCCGGCGAATCCTTCCGCTACGATATGCGCACCATCGGCGTGCATTTCGACACGCCCGCCCAGGCGGACGGTAAGGCAACCGCGCGCTGCTATATCTTCGTCACGCCGGATGCCCAGCGCACCATGAACACCTATATCGGTGCCTGCGCGGAACTGACCGAGGACGACATTAACGACGCGCTTGTCGCGCATTCCAAGATCACCTATATCGAAGGCTATCTCTGGGATACGCCCAACGCCAAGGCCGCGATCCGCAAGGCGTTGAAAGTAGCACATGATTACGATCGCACGGTCGCCTTCACCCTGTCGGATATATTCTGCGTCGACCGCCACCGTCAGGATTTCATCGAATTGATCGGCTCGCATATCAACATCCTGTTCGCCAACGAAAACGAGCTGAAATCCCTTTACCAGACCGACAATTTCGACCGTGCAGCAGAAATGGTGCGCGGCAAATGCGACATCGCAGTGTTAACCCGCAGCGAAAAAGGCTCTCTCATCGTAACGAAGGACAATACAATCCATATCGAAGCCGGAAAAGATCTGGATGTGGTGGACAGCACCGGCGCGGGGGATCTCTATGCAAGCGGCTTCCTGCACGGCTTTGCACAGGGCATGGATCTGAAAGCCTGCGGAGAAATTGCCACGCTGTGCGCATCCGAAATTATCCAGCAGATCGGCGCCCGCCCTCAACGTCCCTTAAATCAATTGATTCAGCATAAAAATAAGGTGAAGGCATAA
- a CDS encoding periplasmic heavy metal sensor, which yields MKSTMLALGTALWLITGAVSAYAHEDVDWDKALPDNKRELLHKTMEQVRKQNEPLILKEKDVYQQMRAVLTAPKFDKEKFLSRHKELVRLKMAIHDNMCAGFAEVAPQLSPDEREIVAQHMDAHWKHLAEKAPEGKRQESEGKQK from the coding sequence ATGAAAAGCACGATGCTGGCTTTAGGAACGGCTTTATGGCTTATCACGGGCGCCGTCAGCGCGTATGCGCATGAGGATGTTGATTGGGACAAAGCATTGCCTGATAACAAACGCGAATTGCTGCACAAGACCATGGAGCAGGTGCGCAAGCAGAACGAGCCGCTTATATTGAAGGAAAAGGATGTCTACCAGCAGATGCGCGCCGTGCTGACTGCACCGAAGTTCGATAAAGAGAAATTCCTCTCACGCCATAAAGAGCTCGTGCGGCTGAAGATGGCGATCCATGACAATATGTGCGCAGGCTTTGCGGAAGTTGCACCACAGCTTTCGCCGGATGAACGCGAGATCGTCGCCCAGCATATGGATGCGCACTGGAAACATCTTGCCGAAAAGGCGCCGGAAGGCAAACGGCAGGAATCCGAAGGTAAGCAGAAGTAA